A single region of the Triticum dicoccoides isolate Atlit2015 ecotype Zavitan chromosome 2B, WEW_v2.0, whole genome shotgun sequence genome encodes:
- the LOC119362037 gene encoding endo-1,4-beta-xylanase 5-like encodes MDSAAAAAAAPPLLLPPRTKKPTTALLLPLLLLAASLAPRPSSADGVRYDYKAYTECKGHPEPALYNGGILRWAKKIKDFSTADEGNYSPSFVLYNMSAGMAYSFSCWVKFNGPGTIHVKAKILSLDNAGSQCLGTALVRNDCWSFLKGGFTLNSPSQTSVLYFQAATANASMVSIRSASLQPFSPEQWSQHREDRIQLIRKRFVNVHVSDNSGGRVVGAKVAVHQMSRDFPFGSAISKTILDNKPYQDWFKKRFNAAVFENELKWYATEPAPGKEDYALADQLLQFVQSSDAVARGHNIFWEDPKYTPWWVKNLTSADQLRAAVAGRIESLLSRYKGDFVHWDVSNEMLHFDFYESRLGRNATTDFFRTAKRADPLATLFLNDFNVVEVCDDLSSSADSYVSRLRQLADAGVTFEGIGLEAHFGRPNIPYVRAVLDKLGTLRLPIWLTEVDISNALDAKTQAAYLEEVLREGFAHPSVDGIMLWTAMDANASCYQMCLTDGNFTNLPAGDVVDRLLGEWQTREVLGATNDRGSFNFSAFLGEYKLSVTYLNSSAEGTFSLARSDDTKHITIRLQP; translated from the exons ATGgactctgcggcggcggcggcggcggcgccacctctccttcttcctcctcggaccaAGAAGCCCACGACGGCGCTCCTCCTGCCATTGCTACTGCTCGCCGCCTCGCTCGCCCCACGCCCTTCATCCG CTGACGGGGTGCGCTATGACTACAAAGCTTACACTGAA TGCAAAGGCCACCCGGAGCCTGCACTGTACAACGGCGGCATCCTGCGGTGGGCCAAGAAAATCAAGGACTTCAGCACGGCGGACGAGGGCAACTACTCGCCGTCCTTCGTGCTCTACAACATGTCCGCCGGCATGGCGTACAGCTTCTCTT GCTGGGTGAAATTCAATGGGCCAGGAACTATCCACGTGAAGGCCAAGATCCTGTCACTGGACAACGCTGGATCACAGTGCCTGGGCACGGCTCTGGTGCGAAACGACTGCTGGTCATTCCTCAAGGGCGGCTTCACGCTCAACTCGCCGTCACAGACCTCCGTCCTCTATTTCCAG GCAGCAACCGCAAATGCGTCCATGGTCTCGATCAGAAGCGCCTCGCTGCAGCCGTTTTCGCCGGAGCAATGGAGCCAACACCGGGAGGACCGCATCCAGCTG atccgcaaacgcttcGTGAACGTGCACGTGTCGGACAACAGTGGTGGCCGCGTCGTCGGCGCCAAGGTCGCCGTGCACCAGATGAGCAGAGATTTCCCCTTCGGCTCCGCCATCAGCAAGACCATACTCGACAACAAGCCATATCAG GACTGGTTCAAAAAGCGGTTCAATGCAGCGGTGTTCGAGAACGAGCTCAAGTGGTACGCGACAGAGCCGGCGCCGGGGAAGGAGGACTACGCGCTCGCCGACCAACTACTGCAGTTCGTGCAGTCGAGCGATGCGGTGGCGCGTGGCCACAACATCTTCTGGGAGGACCCTAAGTACACCCCGTGGTGGGTCAAGAACCTCACCTCCGCCGACCAGCTCCGCGCCGCCGTGGCGGGGCGCATCGAGAGCTTGCTGTCCCGCTACAAGGGCGACTTCGTGCACTGGGACGTGAGCAACGAGATGCTCCACTTCGACTTCTACGAGTCCCGGCTCGGCCGCAATGCCACCACCGACTTCTTCCGCACCGCCAAGCGTGCCGACCCGCTCGCCACGCTCTTCCTCAACGACTTCAACGTCGTCGAGGTCTGCGACGACCTCAGCTCCAGCGCCGACTCCTACGTCTCCCGCCTCCGGCAGCTCGCCGACGCTGGCGTCACCTTCGAGGGCATCGGCCTGGAGGCCCACTTCGGGAGGCCGAACATCCCCTACGTCCGCGCCGTGCTTGATAAGCTCGGCACGCTCCGCCTCCCCATCTGGCTCACCGAGGTCGACATCAGCAACGCCCTCGACGCCAAGACGCAGGCGGCGTACCTGGAGGAGGTGCTGCGGGAGGGGTTCGCGCACCCGTCCGTGGACGGGATCATGCTGTGGACCGCCATGGACGCCAACGCCAGCTGCTACCAGATGTGCCTCACCGACGGCAACTTCACCAACCTGCCCGCCGGGGACGTCGTGGACCGGCTGCTCGGGGAGTGGCAGACCAGGGAGGTGCTCGGCGCCACCAACGACCGGGGCTCCTTCAACTTCAGCGCCTTCCTCGGGGAGTACAAGCTGTCCGTCACCTACCTCAACTCCTCCGCCGAGGGCACCTTCTCCCTCGCCCGCAGCGACGACACCAAGCACATCACCATCCGCCTCCAGCCATGA